The DNA sequence AAGAGGCCCGGCGCCTGCTGGAGCAGGTTCTGATAGGCGAGCCCCGGGTGCGTGACGACGCGCGGGTCGAGCTTCATTTCACCGAGCAGCCCAAGCAGGCCCTTCATCTCCTCCTGGCGGACGACGCCCACGAGCAGGTCCGCGGCCTTGTCCTTGGGGTTGCCCGCGTCCTTCAGCCCCACGACCTGGTAGTCGTAGACGGACTCGGAGATGTCGAAGGGGAGCTGGCTGCCAATCTCGAACGGCAGCGCCGCCTCCACGCGACGGGCGTCGGAGAAGGGGAGCTGGAGCGCGTGCGTGGTGAGCCCCGGACCGGGCAGGGCGATGACGACCTGATCCAGGTGCCCGGGGGGAATCGCCGCCATCAGCTCTCGCAGCGCGGCGCGCAGCGTCTCCGCCTTGTCGCCCTCGGGCGCGCGGCGCACCTCGGCGTAGGCCTTGGGGGTGTGTCCCTTCTGTTTGGACTCCAGCACCACCGCCTTCACGGATTGGCTGCCGAGGTCCAGGCCAAGGATGCGGGCCATGCTATTCCTCTCTCCAGTACAGGAGCTTGCCCAGCCCGTCGTCGAGCCGGATGACCGCGGTGAGCGTCTTCTGGACGCTGCCCGCTTCTCCCACGGATTTGATGGTGAACGTCGTGCTCTTGTCGCCCAGGTAGCGATTGTTGGCGACGTTGCTCTTGATGCTCGGGTTGGTCGCGACCCCCGCCGCCTCCATCACGGCGAGGAAGTCCTGCACGGACATCCCGAAGAAGCTGAACATGCGCGCGGCGCGGATGCGGGAAATCAGCTCGTTGAGGAACACCGGATCCGTCAGCCGGGGATCCGGCCGGCTCGGGTCCGCCGCGGACATGATGGCCAGCCCGAGCATCACCGGATCATCCGTGTTGATGTTGGGCTTGGAGTTGGGGTCCGGGTACACCGTGAGCCGGTCCCGGAAGGCCGCCATGAACGCGTCGTTCACGCCGTGCACGCGGTACAGCTCGTCCAGGCTGTCGAAGCGGGCGTTCTTCGGCTCGTAGCGCGGCTCATAGCGGCTGTAGGGCGAGCCCTCGTCCGCGAAGCCATTCACCAGCGGGTTGGTGGGGTCCTTCAAGTTCAGGTTGGACTGGGAGGTGTCATCGTCGGCCCAGTCCTTCATCGCGAGCAGGACCTCTTGGGGCGTGGTGCGCACCTTGTTGGCGTCCTCGTGGTCCCAGAGGAACTCGAAGCGCTTGTCGGACATCATGTCCAAGAGCCGCGACGCGGTGGGCAGCGCATCGCCCGCGCCCGAGTTCAGTCGCACGACGTTGAGCTTCTCCTCCTCGTCGCTGATGGTGGCCAGGAAGCAGCCCTCGAATCCGCCGAAGGAGCGCTTGTGCATCTGCGACGCGACCTCGGAGGAACCGCCCTGCTCCTCGTCCTCCTCTTCCATCCGGAACTTGGAGTCCACCTTCACGGGCGCGGTCTCCGAGCGGCCCTCCTCGTCGGTGGCGCCCTCGCTCTTCACCAGCCCCTTGAGCATGTGGCAGTCCACGCGCGCCAGCTTCCAGAGCTGGATGTTGAGCGACTGCGGCTGGGCCTGCTGCGCGCCTCCCTGCTGCGCGCCGGGCATGATCTGCTTGAGAAGGTCGCCGATGTTCGGGATGGGCGTCTGGTCCACCTGCTTCTGGAACCGCATGAGCAGTCGGCCCAGCGCGATGCCCGAGCGCGCCATGTAATAGGCGCGGACCTCGTCCCGCTGGTTGGCGGCGAGCTGGAGGTCCACGCGCGTGTTGTAGGCGAACTCAGTGGCCACCACCGTGAGCAGCGCGATGGCCACCACCGCGATGATGAGCGCCACGCCGCGCGAGCGACGGCCCTCGCGGACAACCGGACCCTGTGGAGGCTGCGCGGCGGCGCTGGCGGGGCGCCTCCGTCGGGGCGCCTGCTGGAAGAAGGGCAGGGGCATCAGAACCTCGGCAGCTCCGTGTTGAGCATCACGCGCGTCTGCGTGGTGTAGCGCGCTTCCTTCCCATTCTCGTCGAGCGCGGTGACGGTGATTCGCACGCGGGTGGGCAGCACGGAGCGCTGCTCGTTGCGGCGCGTGTCCCACTCGTCATCCCACTCCTTCTTCTCCGAGTTCCAGTAGGCGAACTCCAGGGTCTTGACGCCCTCGAACAGGACGTCCGTGGTTCCGCCGCGGTCCATCCGGTCGCCCACGTTGGGGTTGACCCGTCGCTTGAGGTCCAGCCGCCCGCGCGCGCCGCGGTCGTTGGAGGACTCCACGAAGTACTCCACCACCGCCTGGTCGGACTCCTTCACGTCGGTGTACAGGCGCTGGTTGGCGAACGTGGTGAAGAGCAGCTTGTCGCGCTCCCCCACGAAGTTGGTGGGCCGGTCGTTCTGATCGCGGAAGCGCTTCAGGTCATACCGGTCGCTCACGTAGGCCGAGCCAATCTCGCGGGCCATGCGGTTGAGCGCCACGCGCACCATCCGGTAGTGCTCGGCCTCGCCCTCCACGGTCTCCTTGGCGCTGAAGCCGGTCTGGAAGGCCATGGCCACCACGGTGCCCATGAGCGCGGTGATGGCCACGGCGACCATCACCTCCATCAGAGTGAAGCCCCGCGTGAACCCGCTTCGCGCGTGGCGCTTCCTGCGAGCGCTCATTGGAGGTTCCTCCCCGCGCCGAAGTTCGGCATGTTCAGCCGGCCGAACGGGCTGTTCGGAGCGTTCGGGACGATGCCGCCCGTGCCCGGGCGCTGCGGTGAGCCGCCGTTCTGCTGCTGCAGCCACTCATTGCGGTTCTGCAGCGGCTTGCGCGTCGTCGGGTCGAGCATGGTGCGGCCGTCCGGACCGGGCACCGGGTTCTGGACGATCATCCCCGTGGACGGATCCACCCACTGGCCGCTGGTCGCCTGGCTCTGGGTCCCCGGGTTGGGCGTGAAGGGCGTGGAGCCATTGCGGTCGCCACCCGGCCCCAGCGACACGACGTGGGTCACCACGTCCATGCTCTCCACCTGCTTGCCATCCTTCCAGTACACCGTGAGGTGCACCTCGCGGACGGACTTGGTGAGCTGGTCCACCATCTGCGTGAACATGGGCTGCGCCATGCTCATGGCCGAGCCCTGCAGTCCGTTCATGCCCTGCGTCATGCCCGAGGCGCTGTCGCCGCCCTTCTTGTCGCCACCACCCCCGAACATGGCCGCGAGGCCGCCCAGTCCGTCACCGTCTCCGCCGCCACCCATGGGCAGGTTGAAGATGGCGCCGATGAGCTGATCCGGCGACACGCCTTGCGTGCGGGGCGCGATGATGCGCGCGCGCCACTTGAACTGGGGCCAGCCCTCCTCGGAGAAGTCGCCGGAGTCCTCGTCGTCGTCGTTGTGGAAGCCCTCGTCATAGAGCTTCTGCTCCAGGTCCGTCATCTTCGAGCGGGCCAGGAGCGCCGCCACCGTGAGCCGCTTGGTGTAGGCGTGGTTGGCCACGGCCCCTGAGTTGAGGTCGAAGATGGCCATGAGCGCCAGCGAGAGGATGGCCATGGCCACCACCACCTCCAGCAAGGTGAAGCCGCGCGTGCGTCTCATGAGCGGGGGACCTCCAGGGCCTCGGCGACGATGTTCACCTTGCCCGTGAGGGGTGACACGTCCAGCGTCCACACGTTCTCGCCCTGGCGCAGGTACACCATCGCCTTCTCCGTGTAGCCCTGAGGGAAGAAGTAGAGGTACGCCACGCCGCTCTCCACCGCCGTGTGCTGCTGCCGCGTCCACACGGACACGGACACGCCCGCGGGCAGCTCGCGAGGGCCCACCTCCTCGGCGGTGAAGGAGGAGAACTTCGTCGTCTCCTCGACGCGCTCCTTCTCCTGGGCCATCAGCTCCTGCGCGGACGGGGTGCTGTTGTCCGAGCGCGTGTAGTTGCGACGCTCATCGCGCCCGCTGCCGTGGTCTCGGGCGCGCTCCGTGCGCGCCTTGGCGTCGTCTCGCAGCGCGGCGTCCCGGTCTCGCGAGGTGGTGACGCCGCTGCCCGCGCATTCCGCGTGGTAGCGCGTGGCCTCTTCGGTCTTCGGATCGGGAATCTCGAAGACGAGCCGGCACGTCTTGCCGCTCAGCGCCGCCGAGTCGTAGAGCGAGCGGATGACGCCCGCCATCTCCACCGCGGAGCTCTTCGCCTTGGCGCCCGTCAGCGCGCCGATGCCGATGGCCACGGCGGCGAACAGCACCGCGGCGATGGCCAGCGCGATGGAGATTTCAATGAGGGTCAGCCCGCGGCGCGAGCGCTGACGCCACGCTGCCGAGAAGGGCGAGAACCTCAAGGTTGACCTCCCTGTGCCACGAGTCCGCCACTGAAGACGTCCGTCGCGTCCCCCGTGCCTCCCGGCTGTCCGTCCGCGCCGAGCGACAACACGGCGCCCGTGCGGCCCTCCATCCGGTACACGTAGGGGTGGCCCCAGGGGTCCAGCGGAATCTGCCCGAGCACCTTCGAGTCCAGGAGCGGCTGGAAGCCCTCCTCCTGCGAGGGGAAGCGCCCCATCAGCCGGTTGTAGGACTTGAAGATGCCCTCCAGGCGGCGAATCTGATCGCGCGCCTGTCGCTGCGGCCGGCTGAGCGTGGCGTCATTGGTGGCCCACACCAGGCTGAAGGCCAGCAGCGTCGCCGCGGTGAAGACGACGCCGAGCAGGACCTTCCCAGTCCGGGAAGGACGCGCCTGGGCGGGAGGAGTCGGTGAGGAAGCAAGCTCGGTCATCGGGGCCATTCCTACGACAACACGTGAGAGGCGCGTCGACTTCGTGTTCGAGGGCCGCGCCTGCTTCAGGGCTTCGCGGCCCCGTCCTTGGAGGAGATGTCGGCGTCCGAGCCCTCGCCGCCCGCGTTGCCATCCGCGCCGTACGACATGACGACCGGCTTGCCGCCCTCGTTCATGTACACGTACTCGTGACCCCAGGGGTCGGTGGGCACCTTCTCCAGGTTCTGCGTGTCCACCAGCGCCTTCAGGCCCGTGCCCGTATCGGGGTAGCTGCCCTTCTTCGTGTAGTAGAGCTTCAGGGCGCTCTGGATGCTCTTGATGTCCAGGCGAGCCGTGTCCTGCTTCGCCTCTTCCAGCTTCGGAATCACGGCCACGCCCACCGCGGCCGCGATGAGGCCGAGGATGGTGATGACCACCATGATCTCGATGAGGGTCATGCCCCGACGGTTGCGGCGGCGCTGCGACTTCGTGTTCGTCGTCGTCATCTCTGCACTCCTCTTCGGGTGACTTTCTGGCAAGCCACCGGGATGTCGTTGTGTCGTCGTGTCAGACTCAGGGCGAGGCGCTGAGTCCAGGCTGGGCGCGGGAGGTCGGCTCCGCGTACAGCCTCGCTCCCACTGTCACCAGGGCCGCCGCCAGAGCGAGAAGCCCCGCCAGCGTCGCGCGTTGGATCCACCGGTCGAGCGTGTGGTTCATCGGTTTCCGGGCTCCCTAGTGGATGGCCGTGTTCACCTGAAGGATCGGCATCAGGATCGAGAACGCGACGAATGCAATCACCGCGCCCATCATCACGATGAGGATGGGCTCCAGGAGCGAGGTGAGGGCGCCGATGCGCACGTTCACCTGCGTCTCATAGCTGTCCGCCACGGACATGAGCATGTCCTCGAGCTGGCCCGAGCGCTCGCCGATGGCGACCATGTGGTAGACGAGCGGCGGGAACTGCCCCGAGCGCTTGAGCGGGTTGGCGATGCTCTCGCCCTCGCGGATGGACTCGCGGGCGTCCTCCACGGCCTCGGCCAGCACCGAGTTCGTCATGATGGCTTTGACGATGTCGAGCGCGGCCAGCATGGGCACGCCGCTCTTGAGCAGCGTGGACAACGTCCGGGCGAAGCGTGAAATTGCCAGCAGGCGCACGAGGCTGCCGAAGATGGGCGCCTTGAGCGTGAAGCGATCCCACTTGGGCTTGCCCTTGGGGCTCTTCGTCCAGCGGGCGAAGAAGATCACCCCGGCCACCATGGCCGGGAAGATGACGAACCACCACCCCTGCAGGAAGTTGCTCGTGGCGATGAGGATGCGCGTCTGGATGGGCAGCGTCGCCTTCATCGTCTCGAAGATCTTCGTCACCTTCGGCACGACGAAGACCATCAGCAGCACCAGGATGCCGCCGCCCACCACCATCATGATGGCGGGGTAGAGCATGGTCCCGATGATCTTCTGCTGGAGCTTGGCCTGGTTCTCCGTGAAGTCCGCCAAGCGCAGCAGCACCGTCTCCAGCGCGCCCGAGGCCTCACCCGCGCGCACCATGTTGACGTAGATGCTGGGGAAGATTTTCGGGTGCTGGCCGAACGCGTCGCCCAGGGACGAGCCCTCGTTGACGCGCTGCTTGATGTCCGAGAGGGCGCGCTTGAGGCGCTCCTTCTCCGCCTGGTCCACCAGGGCGTTGAGGGAGTCCACCACGGTGACGCCCGCGCCCAGGAGCGTGGCGAGCTGCCGGGTGAGGATGGCCACGTCCTCGGTGCTGACGCGCCCGCCCGCCAGTTTGCGCAGGTTGATGTCGCGCGCCACCAGGGACGCATTGCCGCCCTGGGACACCGCGCCGCGGCTGCCCTCGGCCTGGCCGAGGACGTCCGTGAGAAAGAGGCCGTCCGCGCGCAGCTTGGTGCGCAGCGTCTTGGGCGAGTCCGCTTCCAGCAGGCCCTTGATCTGCTTGCCCGCGCTGTTGAGTGCTCTGTATTCGAAGACCGGCATGGGAATGGCTCACCCCCCGGCGCTCCTGCGAGGGGAGCGCGGGGTTAGATGTCCTCCTGCGTGATGCTCAGCACCTCAGCGATGGTCGTCTCGCCCAGCGACACCTTGCGCGCGCCGTCCTCCAAGAGCGTCAACATTCCCTTGGACAGGGCGGACTTCTTGATGGTGCCCGCGTCCACGTTCTTGAGGACGAGCTGGCGCACGTCATCGTCCACGGTCAGGAACTCGTAGATGCCGGTGCGGCCGCGATAGCCGTTGCGGTTGCACGCCGGGCAGCCCTGCGCCTTGTAGATGCGATCCACGCCATAGCGCGCCTTGAACGACGCCACGGTGTGTCCCAGCTCCCGCAGCTCGATGTCCGTGGGCGTGTACTGCTGCCGGCAGTCCGGGCACACCCGGCGCACGAGGCGCTGGGCAAGGATGCCGGTGAGCGACGACGCCACGAGGAACGGCTCCACGCCCATGTCGACGAGACGGGTGACCGCACCGGCCGCGTCGTTGGTGTGCACCGTGGAGAGCACGAGGTGACCGGTGAGCGAGGCCTGGATGGCGATTTCCGCCGTCTCCTTGTCGCGGATCTCACCGACCATGATGACGTCCGGGTCCTGGCGCAGGAAGGAGCGCAGGCCCTGGGCGAAGGTGAGGCCAATCTTCGGGGCGATCGCCATCTGGCTGATGCCCTTGAGCTGGTACTCGACCGGGTCCTCGACGGTGAGGATGTTGAGGTCCGGCGTGTTGATCTTCGACAGGGCGCCGTAGAGCGTGGTCGTCTTGCCGGAGCCCGTGGGGCCCGTCACCAGGACGATGCCGTGCGAGCGCTTGATGACCGCCGACATGGAGCCCAGCACCTGCTGGCTCATGCCGATTTCCGCCAGGTCCAGCAGCGTGGCCGACTTGTCCAGCAGACGCATGACGATGCGCTCGCCGAACGAAGTGGGGATGGTGGACAAGCGGATGTCGATGTCGCGGCCGGCCAGCTTGATGCGGATGCGGCCGTCTTGCGGCAGGCGCTTCTCCGCGATGTTGAGCTGCCCCATCACCTTGACGCGCGCGACGATGGAGTTCTGGTAGCGCTTGGGCGGCTTGATGACTTCCTGGAGCACACCGTCCACGCGGAAGCGCACCAGCAGCTCGCGCTCCATGGGCTCGATGTGGATATCGCTCGCGCGCTCCTTGGCGGCGCGGAAGAGCACCGAGTTCACCAG is a window from the Myxococcaceae bacterium JPH2 genome containing:
- a CDS encoding general secretion pathway protein GspK, which translates into the protein MPLPFFQQAPRRRRPASAAAQPPQGPVVREGRRSRGVALIIAVVAIALLTVVATEFAYNTRVDLQLAANQRDEVRAYYMARSGIALGRLLMRFQKQVDQTPIPNIGDLLKQIMPGAQQGGAQQAQPQSLNIQLWKLARVDCHMLKGLVKSEGATDEEGRSETAPVKVDSKFRMEEEDEEQGGSSEVASQMHKRSFGGFEGCFLATISDEEEKLNVVRLNSGAGDALPTASRLLDMMSDKRFEFLWDHEDANKVRTTPQEVLLAMKDWADDDTSQSNLNLKDPTNPLVNGFADEGSPYSRYEPRYEPKNARFDSLDELYRVHGVNDAFMAAFRDRLTVYPDPNSKPNINTDDPVMLGLAIMSAADPSRPDPRLTDPVFLNELISRIRAARMFSFFGMSVQDFLAVMEAAGVATNPSIKSNVANNRYLGDKSTTFTIKSVGEAGSVQKTLTAVIRLDDGLGKLLYWREE
- a CDS encoding prepilin-type N-terminal cleavage/methylation domain-containing protein codes for the protein MSARRKRHARSGFTRGFTLMEVMVAVAITALMGTVVAMAFQTGFSAKETVEGEAEHYRMVRVALNRMAREIGSAYVSDRYDLKRFRDQNDRPTNFVGERDKLLFTTFANQRLYTDVKESDQAVVEYFVESSNDRGARGRLDLKRRVNPNVGDRMDRGGTTDVLFEGVKTLEFAYWNSEKKEWDDEWDTRRNEQRSVLPTRVRITVTALDENGKEARYTTQTRVMLNTELPRF
- a CDS encoding prepilin-type N-terminal cleavage/methylation domain-containing protein yields the protein MRRTRGFTLLEVVVAMAILSLALMAIFDLNSGAVANHAYTKRLTVAALLARSKMTDLEQKLYDEGFHNDDDEDSGDFSEEGWPQFKWRARIIAPRTQGVSPDQLIGAIFNLPMGGGGDGDGLGGLAAMFGGGGDKKGGDSASGMTQGMNGLQGSAMSMAQPMFTQMVDQLTKSVREVHLTVYWKDGKQVESMDVVTHVVSLGPGGDRNGSTPFTPNPGTQSQATSGQWVDPSTGMIVQNPVPGPDGRTMLDPTTRKPLQNRNEWLQQQNGGSPQRPGTGGIVPNAPNSPFGRLNMPNFGAGRNLQ
- a CDS encoding type II secretion system protein, which encodes MRFSPFSAAWRQRSRRGLTLIEISIALAIAAVLFAAVAIGIGALTGAKAKSSAVEMAGVIRSLYDSAALSGKTCRLVFEIPDPKTEEATRYHAECAGSGVTTSRDRDAALRDDAKARTERARDHGSGRDERRNYTRSDNSTPSAQELMAQEKERVEETTKFSSFTAEEVGPRELPAGVSVSVWTRQQHTAVESGVAYLYFFPQGYTEKAMVYLRQGENVWTLDVSPLTGKVNIVAEALEVPRS
- a CDS encoding type II secretion system protein GspG; translated protein: MAPMTELASSPTPPAQARPSRTGKVLLGVVFTAATLLAFSLVWATNDATLSRPQRQARDQIRRLEGIFKSYNRLMGRFPSQEEGFQPLLDSKVLGQIPLDPWGHPYVYRMEGRTGAVLSLGADGQPGGTGDATDVFSGGLVAQGGQP
- the gspG gene encoding type II secretion system major pseudopilin GspG, with translation MTTTNTKSQRRRNRRGMTLIEIMVVITILGLIAAAVGVAVIPKLEEAKQDTARLDIKSIQSALKLYYTKKGSYPDTGTGLKALVDTQNLEKVPTDPWGHEYVYMNEGGKPVVMSYGADGNAGGEGSDADISSKDGAAKP
- the gspF gene encoding type II secretion system inner membrane protein GspF, producing MPVFEYRALNSAGKQIKGLLEADSPKTLRTKLRADGLFLTDVLGQAEGSRGAVSQGGNASLVARDINLRKLAGGRVSTEDVAILTRQLATLLGAGVTVVDSLNALVDQAEKERLKRALSDIKQRVNEGSSLGDAFGQHPKIFPSIYVNMVRAGEASGALETVLLRLADFTENQAKLQQKIIGTMLYPAIMMVVGGGILVLLMVFVVPKVTKIFETMKATLPIQTRILIATSNFLQGWWFVIFPAMVAGVIFFARWTKSPKGKPKWDRFTLKAPIFGSLVRLLAISRFARTLSTLLKSGVPMLAALDIVKAIMTNSVLAEAVEDARESIREGESIANPLKRSGQFPPLVYHMVAIGERSGQLEDMLMSVADSYETQVNVRIGALTSLLEPILIVMMGAVIAFVAFSILMPILQVNTAIH
- the gspE gene encoding type II secretion system ATPase GspE, translated to MNVTADPTTQGAAASGAAPRNDATQVVAHGQAYLCGRPLGEILRALVPALTEEKIQEALATQAEKGGRLGEVLVGLKAVTEEDVARALGHQLDLPYLQRIFTEEVDVELVKRIPINFARQTHILPLAVEGDAVILAAADPLDTTALDHARLLLGQNISPRIALASTIVDTINAVYDRSVNEAEQLVDEMETTEDLDSLAHELEEPKDLLDADDEAPVIRLVNSVLFRAAKERASDIHIEPMERELLVRFRVDGVLQEVIKPPKRYQNSIVARVKVMGQLNIAEKRLPQDGRIRIKLAGRDIDIRLSTIPTSFGERIVMRLLDKSATLLDLAEIGMSQQVLGSMSAVIKRSHGIVLVTGPTGSGKTTTLYGALSKINTPDLNILTVEDPVEYQLKGISQMAIAPKIGLTFAQGLRSFLRQDPDVIMVGEIRDKETAEIAIQASLTGHLVLSTVHTNDAAGAVTRLVDMGVEPFLVASSLTGILAQRLVRRVCPDCRQQYTPTDIELRELGHTVASFKARYGVDRIYKAQGCPACNRNGYRGRTGIYEFLTVDDDVRQLVLKNVDAGTIKKSALSKGMLTLLEDGARKVSLGETTIAEVLSITQEDI